The genomic DNA CGTATGGGTTTCGGTTCTACGCGTGCAGAATCACGTCAGCTAGTAAGCCATAAATCTGTTATGGTTAACGGTCGTGTTGTTAATATTCCGTCATTCAAAGTGTCTGCGAATGATGTTGTAAGCATCCGTGAAAAGTCACGTACTCAAGCTCGTATCAAAGCGGCTTTAGAAGTGGCTTCTCAACGTGAAAAGCCTACATGGGTAGAAGTCGACAATGCGAAAATGGAAGGTGCTTTTAAGCGTATTCCAGAACGTAGCGATTTGTCTGCGGATATTAACGAACAGCTGATCGTCGAGCTTTACTCTAAGTAAGGCTAACAAACAAGAGAGGACACAATGCAGGGTTCTGTTACAGAATTTCTTAAACCGCGTCTCGTTGATATTGAGCAGGTTAATTCAACTCGCGCCAAAGTTACACTAGAGCCACTAGAACGTGGTTTTGGCCATACCTTAGGTAACGCGTTGCGTCGAATCCTATTGTCGTCTATGCCTGGCTGTGCAGTTACTGAAGTCGAAATTGACGGCGTACTGCATGAATACAGCAGTAAGGAAGGCGTGCAAGAAGATATCCTTGAGATATTGCTTAATCTTAAGGGATTAGCAGTGACCATCGAGGGTAAAGACGAGGCTTTGCTTACATTAAGCAAGTCCGGCACAGGCCCTGTTACAGCAGCAGATATCACGCATGATGGTGATGTTACCATCGTGAATCCTGATCATGTTATCTGTCACTTGACTGGTAACAATGATATCAGCATGCGTATCCGCGTTGAGCGTGGTCGTGGTTATGTGCCTGCTTCGGCTCGTGCACAGACTGAAGACGATGATCGCCCAATCGGTCGCTTATTGATTGATGCTTCATTCTCGCCTGTAGCTCGCATTGCATATAATGTTGAAGCTGCTCGTGTAGAACAACGTACTGACTTAGACAAACTTGTGATTGATATGACCACTAACGGTACTATTGATCCTGAGGAAGCCATTCGTCGTTCCGCAACCATCTTAGCTGAACAGCTAGATGCGTTTGTTGAATTACGTGATGTGACTGAGCAGGCTGTTGTAGAAGAGAAACCGGAGTTCGATCCGATTTTGCTGCGTCCTGTCGACGATTTAGAGCTAACTGTACGTTCGGCTAACTGTTTAAAAGCCGAAGCGATTCATTACATCGGAGATCTGGTACAACGCACTGAAGTTGAGTTGCTTAAGACCCCTAACTTAGGTAAGAAATCTCTTACCGAAATTAAGGATGTTTTAGCGTCTCGCGGACTGTCGTTAGGTATGCGTCTAGAAAACTGGCCACCGGCTAGTTTAGCTGACGACCTATAAGTCTCAGGTTAGTACAGATTTAGGTTATAAGGATTAGGTCATGCGCCATCGTAAGAGTGGTCGTCAACTAAACCGCAACAGCAGTCATCGTCAAGCTATGTTTCGTAACATGGCTTGTTCAATAGTTCGTCATGAGATTATCAAGACAACTGTAGCTAAAGCGAAAGAACTGCGTCGCGTTGTTGAACCTCTAATAACACTTGCTAAAATTGACAGCGTTGCAAATCGCCGTTTAGTTTTTGCTCGTACCCGCGACGCTGAAGTTGTAGGTAAGTTATTTACTGAATTGGGTCCACGCTTCCAGGAACGTCCTGGTGGCTACACTCGTATTCTAAAGTGCGGTCTACGTACCGGTGATAAAGCCCCAATGGCTTACATCGAGTTAGTAGGTCGTCCTGAAGCTGCTGAAGCTGTTGAAGTAGAAGCTGCTGAGTAATTAGTTACTCACCGAAAAAACCGAGCTTAGGCTCGGTTTTTTTTATTTTTTTCCTGCATCGGTCATATTATAAGCGTTCGGGCAAGTACCTCTTCAGTACCGCTTATTGCTCCTTTATCTTAACGGCTAACTATTACATCAAGAGTTAATATGGCTAAATTTTCTCATGAAGAATGAGCTGCCTCCCAATAAATGCAGCCAGCGCTTTAACGATTACTGGTTTTTGTCATTAACATAATCTCAGTTCAGCACCTTTTATTTCTGTAAAGCAACTAAGCTTAAAACGTCGCAGCGTTTGATAAATAACAGTGATCATGTCGACAGAGGTGACGCCCCATGCTTTTCAATAGACTATCTGCATGCAGCATCAAACGGGTTTGTGGGCTTCCCCTATTCGTTGTCAGTCAGCCTTTTTTGTGAAAGTATTATAACCCCAAGCTATTAATTCGCTCATCACCAGCACTATTTCTTATATCAGCAGTATCTATTAGCCCTATACAAGCCAGAGGTACAGCTTAAGCGTTAATCGCAGATTGGATGATAAAGTCCGCCGTCCTGTTAACTCCTTAGATGATTTACGGTACCAACCTCTATTAACTAAAAGTGAACCTCACGCTGATGAAGCGACGCTCAAAGTGATTAACGAATCGTATCTGTGGGTGAATTGCTCTGGCGTGGATGAGCCTCGTTATCAAGGTTTAAACAACTTTGTGCTGTACGACTATTAACAAGGTAGCCTCAAGGACACGTGCGAGAGCGCTTTTCTTGCCATGGAGCAAACCCGTTAGGGTTATTTACCGATCGATTGCTACGCGGCCTTCTAACAGGCAAGCAATAGACTTGTGGGGTCTATCCAAGATATAAATTCAAAGAAACATGAAAGTTGCACAGGAAAAACAAAACTTGCAGCGTCAACAAGGCGGATATGGCACTGAGCATGATAGCCAAGCGGAATTGTATTGAAATGCAAATATCTGCACTAAGTCAAAAAGACTGATCATTTTTTTAAGTGGCTCATTCAAGTTCTTCAGGAGGCAATTTAAACACTGGCTCGATACATCAGCGGAGCAAGTGCCAAAAAACGCCCTTGGCCAAGACATACACTACAACCTGCTTTATGGCCAAAGCCTAGCCGGTGACATAGAGAATAGTGGTTTTAATAGCGACAACAATCGTTGACAACGCGTAGCAAAGCAGTTTGTGATTGGCCGTTAATACTGATGGGTTAACCTCAACCATAGTGGTGTAGAGGCGAGTGTTATTTTGTCCAACATAATAGAAATGGCATCAGGAATGGGTTAACACCGTTCGATTACATTGAACACAGCTTAGAGCCGCTATCCTTGCCTCATAGAGGCCTCTACAGTCTATTTATCTGGCTCGTTAATCTAGGTGAGGGTAGTTTTCAAAACGCTTAATAAGTAGCGATCTTGTGTTCGCTGAGCAGTAGGTTCAGTGCCTGCTCATCATGACGTGCCTTTGATTTTCATCGCCGGCTCAATGAGTTATCGTTAAGTTTCTAGTGTGGATTTATATGCCTTTAACTCTAGACCTTATACTGAGTTAATGATTAAAGTAGTCTGAATCCAGATAGCGTCATTGGTTTACCCGAATAGCATCCAATGCCTGCAGACGGTAAATTAGTTTTACTGGGTATAAAAAAAGCCTCCGAAGAGGCTTGATTGAATGTTGTGTTTATTTACTTATTGCCCATAGCCTCTTCACTATAGCTAGGCTTTTCATGCTTTTGTCCCATCGCTTCAGCGACTTCAGGCGGCATATAGTTTTCATCGTGCTTGGCGAGGACTTCAGTCGCTTCTAGTTTTCCAGACGCTACTAGAATACCTTGGGCAACGATCCCTTGGCCTTCTCTAAATAGGTCTGGAAGTAAATCATCATAAGTGACGAACACTGTCCCACCCGCTGAATCATGCACTGCAAATTCAACATGTAAACTTTTTGGATCACGTTTCATCGACCCTATTGTGACCATGCCACCGACTCGGATCCGTTGTCCTACTTCTGGCATTACACCCGTATCGTTTTTCCCGTGGGTGATTTCATACGGTGTATAGAATAAATTCAAATTAGAATTTAGTGCGTATAACAATAACGAAGCAACAGCTGCAACACCGGCTATTAACGCTACTGCAAGGGTTAATCTCTTTTTACGTCTTGGATTCACGATTATTACCTCTTGTTTCTTTCAGGCGTTGTTCACGCGTTATTTTTTTAGCTATTTCAATTAGGACTGTGCGTTTTTTTCGCACGCTGAGGATGATCAAGGTTCCTAAAGAGCCGATTGTTACACCGTAAGACAACCATACATAGAATCCATAGCCACCCATATTAATGAAATCTTTCAATGAATCAAATTGCATTATTTTGCCTCCTCTGCAGTTGCTAAATCTCTTACCCAAGGGCGCATGCCATTTCGAGCGAGGATTTCGGTTCTATAACGGACTAAGGTAATTGCACCTATCATTACTCCAAAACCAACTATATTGATCAATAGTGGGTATAGCATATCTGTCGACATGGTTGATTTTTCAGTTATTTTAATTGTAGACGGTTGATGTAAGCTGCTCCACCAGTCGACAGAGTATTTAATAATCGGAATGTTAATCACACCGACAATGGCCAAAATACCAGAGGCTCTAGCCGCGAGCACCTTATCTTCAAAAGAAGCATACAGCGAAATAATACCTAAGTATAAAAAGAGTAAGACTAATTCAGAGGTCAGACGCGCATCCCATACCCACCAAGCGCCCCACATTGGTTTGCCCCATGCGGCTCCGGTAAGTAATGCTATGAATGTGATAACCGCACCAATAGGTGCTATTGCTGCCGCGGCCCAATCGGCAGATTTAATTTGCCATACTAAACCTATAAAGGAAGCGGTTGCCATTGCCAAATAAGCGCTCATTGACATCGATGCGGCAGGCACATGGATGAAAATAATACGATAACTATCGCCTTGTTGGTAATCTGTTGGTGCAAACAATAATCCCCAAATGCTCCCAGTTCCAATAAGTAAAATCGCGAATGTGGTAAACCACGGCAGTAGTGTGCCTGACAATTTATATGCTCGTTCAGGATCAGCGAAGGTATGAAGCCATTTCCACATTAGTTTGTACTCACACGTAAAGAGGCACCAATTGCAAAAGGAGCCAAGATTAAAGAACCGACCAACATAGCGGCTAGTATCGCCAGTTGGCCATCATAAGTAAGGTTGAGTCCTGCGGCATCAATTGCGCTAGTGGCAAAGATAAGTACAGGAATATATAAAGGTAGAATGAGTAAGCTCAGTAACACGCCTCCTTTTCGAAGCCCAACGGTTAGTGCTACACCTATCGCACCTAGTAAAGATAACACCGGGGTTCCTAGCGCTAACGTCGCCATTAATGCACCGTAACTATTACTCTCTAAATGCAATAGAACGGCTAACAAAGGGGCAACTAAGATTAATGGCACACCTGTTAGTATCCAATGAGCCAGTACTTTTGATAATACTAATAATGGTAATGGCTGTGGACTCAACAACATCTGCTCAAGGCTACCATCGTTGTAATCGGCTTTAAATAATCGCTCTAATGACAACATAGAGGCGAGTAAGGCCGCGACCCATATAATGCCAGGTGCTACTCTTGTTAGGACCTGAGGTTCAGGCCCAATTCCTAGAGGAAAAAGAGTGACCACTAATATAAAAAATAATAGTGGGTTAAAAATATCACCGCGATGTCGGATAGCAATTCTTAAATCTCGTTGCAAAAACGTCATGAATGATGCGGTGTAACTAATTCCTCGTTTCATCCCAATACCTTATATAAAGCGATAGTCGAGCGTGACTTTACGTAACATGTCATCACGAATAATGCTCATATCTTGGTGGGTGGTTAATATGACACATCCTCCCGATTTAGCATGTTGTATGAAAAGTTGTTCCAATTCTTCAACGCCTTTTTTATCAATTGCAGTAAAAGGTTCATCGAGGATCCAGATTTTACAGTTGCTATGCTGTAAACGTGCTAATGCGGTTCGACGGTGTTGTCCTGCAGATAAATGACCTGCCAGAGCTTCTTCAAAACCGGTTAAATTGACCTTCGCCAAAATAACGTTAGTGTCGAAATCATCATAGCCACTGATTCTTAAATTGAAGTTAAGATTTTCTTCTGCAGTGAGCTCACTTTTTACACCCGCCAAATGCCCAAGATATAACAAGTCGAGATTAAACTCGTCTCTACATCGATTAATGTCTTCACCTAAATATTCAACCTCACCAGCATAGGGGCGAGATAAGCCTGCAATAATACGTAGTAGGCTAGTTTTACCAGCACCATTTGGGCCTTCAACTTGGACAATATCACCCGCATTGATGTTAAAACTAAGTTCATCAAATAAAATGCGTTCTTCGCGAATACAGGTCAATTCGTTGGCACTTAATAGTACTTTTGGTTGGTTTGATATAGTCACTTATCCCTCTTGTTTTGCTTGAGGATGAATTCGAAAAGATATTAACACAAACACTTTTACCGGTTTAGCTTTGTCACCGATTAAGTGCTAGCAATTTGATATGGTTCCAAAAAATAATATATAGTTTGAACTTTTTTAATGATTGCTAATATATTACCTTAACTGCACTGATTGTCTTGATTTAGGGACTAAGCTGAGATTGTTATCACAAAAAGATGAGTTTTTTTGCTATTTGTAGTAATCTTATGTTGCCAAAATGAGTCTGCCTTCTAAATCAAAGGGCAGCGTTAAGCTTTATATATTTGCAATTAGGAACGATGAACATGAAAAAATTGTTAGCAATGACTGCAGTAGCTGCATTAACTTTGTCTGCAAATGTATTTGCTCAAGAAGGTGAAGCTATTTATAATAAAGCGTGTCAAGTCTGTCACAGCATGGGCGTGGCTGGTGCGCCTAAAGCTCATGATACTGCGGCATGGGAACCACGCCTAGCGAAAGGTTTAGATGCCTTAGTGGGTTCGGTTAAGTCAGGTTTAAACGCTATGCCACCAGGTGGTATGTGTACTGACTGTACCGATGACGATTACAAAAAAGCAATTGAGTTTATGTCTAAGTAGCTTTCGACTAGATCAAAAAACCGGCTAATAGCCGGTTTTTTTATGGGTCAATCTTAGTCATGTTAGCGTATAACATCACTAAGACTAAACAGGGTTACTGTACTAAGGTATCCAGTGTTAGTGCAGCATTACCACCCACTTTTATTGCTTTAATTGTGCCCTTTAAGTCACCCGACTGTGGCTTAACACTGCCATTCTTTGACAATACCGCAATGATTTCGACTTCTTGTACTGAACTGAGTGTGACATCGCCACCCATAGAAGTACTGTCATCTAGTGTAATTGTTGTGGGTAAACTGCTTGCGCTGATTTTAGTTGCGGCTAGCGGTACTTTAAGGCCTTGGGTTGCTCGTGCGAAAATAAACACAGTATCTGTATCAGCCACTTTATCCGCTAGTTCTGGCGAAATGGATATTTCAATCGCCACCGTTTTGGCGTTGCTAGTGATATCTGATTTGTGATTGGCATCACTAGGCATTGAGTCTGGGTTTTCACCAAGGCGCATGTTAGCAGACTCAATCGCATTCATTAATGCTGTTCTATCAACATCATTACGATCACTGTCTAAGATCATTTGCCACGAATTGATGGCTTTATTGTAGTTTGCGGTAAAGAAAGCATCCATACCAACGAGAAGCAGCGTGGAGGGATCTTGTGGATCTAACGCTAAAGATTGATCAATTATCGCTTGAATTGCCGGTGACATTTGTTGATTAGCTTTGTAGTATAGCGCTGTCGCTTTAGGGCCAAGGAGTTCAGCTTGCGTGCCCACTAACTCCATCACTTTATCAAATGCAGCAACGGCTTTATCATATTGATTGGCAGAGATATAAGCATGCCCAAGGCTAAACCAAGCTTGACTGTCGTCTGGCTGAGCTTGCACTTTTGCTTCCATTATCTGTACCCGTTGCGACATAATTTGCGCCGGATCCATACCCTGATGAGGATTGCTGGCTTGCGAAGGAGGGTTGGCTAATTCGTTGTAAGCACCAAGTTGTTGATAAAAGTAACCTGAAACAGCCAACAAACAAATGGTCATAAAAGCAGGCCACAAAGCAGTTTTTGATTTAATTTCGACATCAAGGGAGTCGTCACCCTTTTGTTTCATATCCTGAAGTAGATTTATCTCTAGTTCTTTCTTTAATGCTTCGAATTCGACTTGATCTAAAAGATCGTCTTTCAATTCTTTTTCAAGAATAGCTAAACGTTCAGCAAAAAGTTCAAGGTTAGTTTGTCTACGAACACCAGATTCTTCAGCTTGTAACAGCTTTTTCTGGCGAAAATGTGGAACCCAAATCATGATTAGGCCGATGAGTACGACAAGCGCAATAAATATCCAAAATGTGGTCATTGTTTCAATATTCACTTTTAGGTTAACAGAGAAAGCGGCAATTACCGCAGTGCTTGGAATCTTGATTATACGTAAAGATTATTAATTGAATAGTAATATAAGGAAGATATGAATCCAAATCCTGATAGTTGCGTACTGGTTCACAGATTGAATTGTTTGGCTAACTCATGGTGAAACTTTGTTAAGGTAATCCTGTCAGACTGGTTGTGGAAACTTTTCGATTTATCTCAATCGATGTTCATAATGAGACTAGTGACCCAATTTTGCACGAAAATGGCAGACAGAAGTCATCGCAAGTTCTAAAATGCGTTAAAATTCGTTTAAGCTAATGTGCGTATATTAGTTCATCGCATTAATTGGTACTGTAGTGATTTGTTTGTTTCAGATCCGCTTATTTTTTTAGACTAAGGAATACCCATGATTCCAGAAATTGGACATTTCTCGCTCATTCTCGGTTTGGCTTTTGCCATACTGTTAGCTAGCGTGCCGTTATATGGTTCC from Shewanella psychromarinicola includes the following:
- the rpsD gene encoding 30S ribosomal protein S4, translated to MARYLGPKLKLSRREGTDLFLKSGVRAIESKCKLETAPGQHGARKPRLSEYGIQLREKQKVRRIFGVLEKQFRNYYKEAARLKGNTGENLLQLLEVRLDNVVYRMGFGSTRAESRQLVSHKSVMVNGRVVNIPSFKVSANDVVSIREKSRTQARIKAALEVASQREKPTWVEVDNAKMEGAFKRIPERSDLSADINEQLIVELYSK
- a CDS encoding DNA-directed RNA polymerase subunit alpha, which translates into the protein MQGSVTEFLKPRLVDIEQVNSTRAKVTLEPLERGFGHTLGNALRRILLSSMPGCAVTEVEIDGVLHEYSSKEGVQEDILEILLNLKGLAVTIEGKDEALLTLSKSGTGPVTAADITHDGDVTIVNPDHVICHLTGNNDISMRIRVERGRGYVPASARAQTEDDDRPIGRLLIDASFSPVARIAYNVEAARVEQRTDLDKLVIDMTTNGTIDPEEAIRRSATILAEQLDAFVELRDVTEQAVVEEKPEFDPILLRPVDDLELTVRSANCLKAEAIHYIGDLVQRTEVELLKTPNLGKKSLTEIKDVLASRGLSLGMRLENWPPASLADDL
- the rplQ gene encoding 50S ribosomal protein L17, with the protein product MRHRKSGRQLNRNSSHRQAMFRNMACSIVRHEIIKTTVAKAKELRRVVEPLITLAKIDSVANRRLVFARTRDAEVVGKLFTELGPRFQERPGGYTRILKCGLRTGDKAPMAYIELVGRPEAAEAVEVEAAE
- the ccmE gene encoding cytochrome c maturation protein CcmE, with amino-acid sequence MNPRRKKRLTLAVALIAGVAAVASLLLYALNSNLNLFYTPYEITHGKNDTGVMPEVGQRIRVGGMVTIGSMKRDPKSLHVEFAVHDSAGGTVFVTYDDLLPDLFREGQGIVAQGILVASGKLEATEVLAKHDENYMPPEVAEAMGQKHEKPSYSEEAMGNK
- the ccmD gene encoding heme exporter protein CcmD, whose protein sequence is MQFDSLKDFINMGGYGFYVWLSYGVTIGSLGTLIILSVRKKRTVLIEIAKKITREQRLKETRGNNRESKT
- a CDS encoding heme ABC transporter permease translates to MWKWLHTFADPERAYKLSGTLLPWFTTFAILLIGTGSIWGLLFAPTDYQQGDSYRIIFIHVPAASMSMSAYLAMATASFIGLVWQIKSADWAAAAIAPIGAVITFIALLTGAAWGKPMWGAWWVWDARLTSELVLLFLYLGIISLYASFEDKVLAARASGILAIVGVINIPIIKYSVDWWSSLHQPSTIKITEKSTMSTDMLYPLLINIVGFGVMIGAITLVRYRTEILARNGMRPWVRDLATAEEAK
- the ccmB gene encoding heme exporter protein CcmB, giving the protein MKRGISYTASFMTFLQRDLRIAIRHRGDIFNPLLFFILVVTLFPLGIGPEPQVLTRVAPGIIWVAALLASMLSLERLFKADYNDGSLEQMLLSPQPLPLLVLSKVLAHWILTGVPLILVAPLLAVLLHLESNSYGALMATLALGTPVLSLLGAIGVALTVGLRKGGVLLSLLILPLYIPVLIFATSAIDAAGLNLTYDGQLAILAAMLVGSLILAPFAIGASLRVSTN
- the ccmA gene encoding cytochrome c biogenesis heme-transporting ATPase CcmA, which produces MTISNQPKVLLSANELTCIREERILFDELSFNINAGDIVQVEGPNGAGKTSLLRIIAGLSRPYAGEVEYLGEDINRCRDEFNLDLLYLGHLAGVKSELTAEENLNFNLRISGYDDFDTNVILAKVNLTGFEEALAGHLSAGQHRRTALARLQHSNCKIWILDEPFTAIDKKGVEELEQLFIQHAKSGGCVILTTHQDMSIIRDDMLRKVTLDYRFI
- a CDS encoding c-type cytochrome; its protein translation is MKKLLAMTAVAALTLSANVFAQEGEAIYNKACQVCHSMGVAGAPKAHDTAAWEPRLAKGLDALVGSVKSGLNAMPPGGMCTDCTDDDYKKAIEFMSK
- the ccmI gene encoding c-type cytochrome biogenesis protein CcmI, which encodes MTTFWIFIALVVLIGLIMIWVPHFRQKKLLQAEESGVRRQTNLELFAERLAILEKELKDDLLDQVEFEALKKELEINLLQDMKQKGDDSLDVEIKSKTALWPAFMTICLLAVSGYFYQQLGAYNELANPPSQASNPHQGMDPAQIMSQRVQIMEAKVQAQPDDSQAWFSLGHAYISANQYDKAVAAFDKVMELVGTQAELLGPKATALYYKANQQMSPAIQAIIDQSLALDPQDPSTLLLVGMDAFFTANYNKAINSWQMILDSDRNDVDRTALMNAIESANMRLGENPDSMPSDANHKSDITSNAKTVAIEISISPELADKVADTDTVFIFARATQGLKVPLAATKISASSLPTTITLDDSTSMGGDVTLSSVQEVEIIAVLSKNGSVKPQSGDLKGTIKAIKVGGNAALTLDTLVQ